A window from Carassius gibelio isolate Cgi1373 ecotype wild population from Czech Republic chromosome B3, carGib1.2-hapl.c, whole genome shotgun sequence encodes these proteins:
- the copz2 gene encoding coatomer subunit zeta-2 isoform X1, with translation MSLLLFWTLNMVVALLSIEGQKALRFQNDFLICDPKMDKGLMGLNDVREPSLYTVKAVFILDNDGNRLLSKYYDPELYPSMKEQKNFENNVFNKTHKADNEIAFLEGMTIVYKSSIDLFFYVVGSPQENELMLMAVLNCLFESLSQMLRKNVEKRTLLDNMDGVFLVVDEIIDGGVILESDPQQVIEKVNYRADDSPLSEQSVAQHITEKLALTSNVLQSAKEQIKWSILK, from the exons atgtccttactacttttctggaccttgaacatggtagttgcattgctgtctatagagggtcagaaagctctcagatttcaaaATGATTTCTTAATTTGTGATCCGAAGATggacaaaggtcttatgggtttgaatgacgtgagg GAACCCTCGCTCTACACTGTGAAGGCTGTTTTCATCTTAGACAACGATGGaaacagacttctttcaaag TACTATGATCCAGAACTCTATCCCTCGATGAAAGAGCAGAAGAATTTTGAAAATAACGTCTTCAACAAAACACATAAAGCTGACA ATGAAATCGCCTTCTTAGAGGGAATGACGATAGTCTACAAGAGCAGCATTGACTTGTTCTTCTATGTAGTTGGCAGCCCTCAGGAGAATGAG CTCATGCTGATGGCAGTGTTGAACTGCTTGTTTGAGTCTCTCAGTCAGATGTTGAG GAAGAATGTGGAGAAAAGGACTCTGCTGGATAATATGGATGGAGTGTTCCTAGTGGTGGATGAAATCATCGATGGAGG GGTGATCCTGGAGAGTGACCCCCAGCAGGTCATTGAAAAGGTCAACTACAGG GCAGATGACAGCCCATTATCAGAACAGAGTGTGGCACAG CACATCACTGAAAAACTGGCTCTCACCTCTAAT
- the copz2 gene encoding coatomer subunit zeta-2 isoform X4: MTAQSCPRQHCATTMDSAALEPSLYTVKAVFILDNDGNRLLSKYYDPELYPSMKEQKNFENNVFNKTHKADNEIAFLEGMTIVYKSSIDLFFYVVGSPQENELMLMAVLNCLFESLSQMLRKNVEKRTLLDNMDGVFLVVDEIIDGGVILESDPQQVIEKVNYRADDSPLSEQSVAQHITEKLALTSNVLQSAKEQIKWSILK, translated from the exons ATGACAGCTCAAAGCTGTCCACGTCAACACTGCGCTACCACCATGGACTCCGCGGCTCTG GAACCCTCGCTCTACACTGTGAAGGCTGTTTTCATCTTAGACAACGATGGaaacagacttctttcaaag TACTATGATCCAGAACTCTATCCCTCGATGAAAGAGCAGAAGAATTTTGAAAATAACGTCTTCAACAAAACACATAAAGCTGACA ATGAAATCGCCTTCTTAGAGGGAATGACGATAGTCTACAAGAGCAGCATTGACTTGTTCTTCTATGTAGTTGGCAGCCCTCAGGAGAATGAG CTCATGCTGATGGCAGTGTTGAACTGCTTGTTTGAGTCTCTCAGTCAGATGTTGAG GAAGAATGTGGAGAAAAGGACTCTGCTGGATAATATGGATGGAGTGTTCCTAGTGGTGGATGAAATCATCGATGGAGG GGTGATCCTGGAGAGTGACCCCCAGCAGGTCATTGAAAAGGTCAACTACAGG GCAGATGACAGCCCATTATCAGAACAGAGTGTGGCACAG CACATCACTGAAAAACTGGCTCTCACCTCTAAT
- the copz2 gene encoding coatomer subunit zeta-2 isoform X5 — MTAQSCPRQHCATTMDSAALEPSLYTVKAVFILDNDGNRLLSKYYDPELYPSMKEQKNFENNVFNKTHKADNEIAFLEGMTIVYKSSIDLFFYVVGSPQENELMLMAVLNCLFESLSQMLRKNVEKRTLLDNMDGVFLVVDEIIDGGVILESDPQQVIEKVNYRADDSPLSEQSVAQVLQSAKEQIKWSILK; from the exons ATGACAGCTCAAAGCTGTCCACGTCAACACTGCGCTACCACCATGGACTCCGCGGCTCTG GAACCCTCGCTCTACACTGTGAAGGCTGTTTTCATCTTAGACAACGATGGaaacagacttctttcaaag TACTATGATCCAGAACTCTATCCCTCGATGAAAGAGCAGAAGAATTTTGAAAATAACGTCTTCAACAAAACACATAAAGCTGACA ATGAAATCGCCTTCTTAGAGGGAATGACGATAGTCTACAAGAGCAGCATTGACTTGTTCTTCTATGTAGTTGGCAGCCCTCAGGAGAATGAG CTCATGCTGATGGCAGTGTTGAACTGCTTGTTTGAGTCTCTCAGTCAGATGTTGAG GAAGAATGTGGAGAAAAGGACTCTGCTGGATAATATGGATGGAGTGTTCCTAGTGGTGGATGAAATCATCGATGGAGG GGTGATCCTGGAGAGTGACCCCCAGCAGGTCATTGAAAAGGTCAACTACAGG GCAGATGACAGCCCATTATCAGAACAGAGTGTGGCACAG
- the copz2 gene encoding coatomer subunit zeta-2 isoform X3 produces the protein MSLLLFWTLNMVVALLSIEGQKALRFQNDFLICDPKMDKGLMGLNDVREPSLYTVKAVFILDNDGNRLLSKYYDPELYPSMKEQKNFENNVFNKTHKADNEIAFLEGMTIVYKSSIDLFFYVVGSPQENELMLMAVLNCLFESLSQMLRKNVEKRTLLDNMDGVFLVVDEIIDGGVILESDPQQVIEKVNYRADDSPLSEQSVAQVLQSAKEQIKWSILK, from the exons atgtccttactacttttctggaccttgaacatggtagttgcattgctgtctatagagggtcagaaagctctcagatttcaaaATGATTTCTTAATTTGTGATCCGAAGATggacaaaggtcttatgggtttgaatgacgtgagg GAACCCTCGCTCTACACTGTGAAGGCTGTTTTCATCTTAGACAACGATGGaaacagacttctttcaaag TACTATGATCCAGAACTCTATCCCTCGATGAAAGAGCAGAAGAATTTTGAAAATAACGTCTTCAACAAAACACATAAAGCTGACA ATGAAATCGCCTTCTTAGAGGGAATGACGATAGTCTACAAGAGCAGCATTGACTTGTTCTTCTATGTAGTTGGCAGCCCTCAGGAGAATGAG CTCATGCTGATGGCAGTGTTGAACTGCTTGTTTGAGTCTCTCAGTCAGATGTTGAG GAAGAATGTGGAGAAAAGGACTCTGCTGGATAATATGGATGGAGTGTTCCTAGTGGTGGATGAAATCATCGATGGAGG GGTGATCCTGGAGAGTGACCCCCAGCAGGTCATTGAAAAGGTCAACTACAGG GCAGATGACAGCCCATTATCAGAACAGAGTGTGGCACAG
- the copz2 gene encoding coatomer subunit zeta-2 isoform X2: protein MSLLLFWTLNMVVALLSIEGQKALRFQNDFLICDPKMDKGLMGLNDVREPSLYTVKAVFILDNDGNRLLSKYYDPELYPSMKEQKNFENNVFNKTHKADNEIAFLEGMTIVYKSSIDLFFYVVGSPQENELMLMAVLNCLFESLSQMLRKNVEKRTLLDNMDGVFLVVDEIIDGGVILESDPQQVIEKVNYRCLSEQAYGFVLFDYITGNVEGQGERRQLL from the exons atgtccttactacttttctggaccttgaacatggtagttgcattgctgtctatagagggtcagaaagctctcagatttcaaaATGATTTCTTAATTTGTGATCCGAAGATggacaaaggtcttatgggtttgaatgacgtgagg GAACCCTCGCTCTACACTGTGAAGGCTGTTTTCATCTTAGACAACGATGGaaacagacttctttcaaag TACTATGATCCAGAACTCTATCCCTCGATGAAAGAGCAGAAGAATTTTGAAAATAACGTCTTCAACAAAACACATAAAGCTGACA ATGAAATCGCCTTCTTAGAGGGAATGACGATAGTCTACAAGAGCAGCATTGACTTGTTCTTCTATGTAGTTGGCAGCCCTCAGGAGAATGAG CTCATGCTGATGGCAGTGTTGAACTGCTTGTTTGAGTCTCTCAGTCAGATGTTGAG GAAGAATGTGGAGAAAAGGACTCTGCTGGATAATATGGATGGAGTGTTCCTAGTGGTGGATGAAATCATCGATGGAGG GGTGATCCTGGAGAGTGACCCCCAGCAGGTCATTGAAAAGGTCAACTACAGG TGTTTGTCGGAGCAAGCGTATGGCTTCGTCCTTTTTGATTACATCACTGGTAACGTGGAGGGCCAAGGAGAGAGGCGGCAGCTACTGTAG
- the nfe2l1a gene encoding endoplasmic reticulum membrane sensor NFE2L1a isoform X2, translated as MPDLKKYLTEGLIQVAILLSLAGKRVDVDPYLPPFSEIILGPNSALTRTQFHNLGNILDGYNLHPKSADLDGFFTARRLLNWVRSLDRLQVPAAELEAWLVHREPDNGVSIPAEVGLLEEGGGLADVEEPSELSMRLGSGGELGYDIDEDQTLRDLGHMPRSLDHPEDDEPIKEDEDGLSFFWEQEPQQNVYQDQLENARTQSLSLFNEEEEEDDEFMVDSWRNSNPFHNQIFGEDLQLSGVRDDASLSIDECLPRIDANFPSEGVPEESTTLEQQWQDVLAIMESQDMDTAETIGDSPYSNSDSDGNIGSMENFIHQAVSLHQAMLPRTTEAQNSITMEETCINNNSMPNINLDTPNAEAFEDSDIIDLLLTTGASPPIPIDPFFEEAMLDEIERMDLALQELSQEQSEELNPVDSDSGLSLDYSQSPASPSGSESSSSSSSSSCSSSLFSPTSSLMAEEGAEGYTHIKEEDGAVGGYMPEQTKMCQSSFLEASQFHRLPWLEHIGHDHTYNQPQTQRKPPQDLSDELPKNKMLDHLSSRNEKRTRLMNIPFSNERIVNLPVDEFNRLLAKYHLNEAQLTLIRDIRRRGKNKMAAQNCRRRKLDVLLGLECSVDSLRRLRAKLLREKSEILRSIREMKQHLNSLYQGVHERLREEQVLLYSDNNFTLQQDSSSPVTSQRRSDSHSRRKLNKRQKHKK; from the exons ATGCCGGACCTGAAGAAGTACCTCACAGAGGGCCTGATCCAAGTAGCtattcttctcagtctggctggGAAGCGTGTGGACGTGGATCCCTACCTGCCCCCTTTTAGCGAAATCATTCTGGGCCCAAATTCAGCTCTAACTCGGACTCAATTCCACAATCTTGGAAACATCCTGGATGGATATAACCTGCACCCAAAAAGTGCAGATCTGGATGGGTTCTTCACAGCTCGCAGGCTTCTGAATTGGGTTCGCTCCCTAGACCGCCTGCAGGTGCCGGCGGCGGAGCTGGAAGCCTGGTTGGTCCACAGGGAGCCGGACAATGGGGTCTCCATTCCAGCTGAAGTGGGTCTCCTTGAGGAAGGTGGAGGACTTGCAGATGTGGAGGAACCCTCAGAGCTGAGCATGAGGTTGGGAAGTGGAGGGGAGCTGGGATATGACATAGATGAGGATCAAACCCTTAGAGATTTGGGGCACATGCCTAGAAGCCTTGACCATCCAGAAGACGATGAACCCATTAAAGAG GACGAAGATGGTTTGTCTTTCTTCTGGGAGCAGGAACCTCAGCAAAATGTCTACCAGGATCAGCTGGAAAATGCTAGAACTCAATCTCTCAGCTTGTTTaatgaggaagaagaggaagatgatgaatTTATGGTGGATAGCTGGAGAAATTCAAATCCATTTCACAACCAGATTTTTGGAGAAGATCTACAG TTGTCAGGTGTAAGGGACGATGCTTCTCTTTCCATTGATGAGTGCTTACCTCGCATCGATGCCAACTTCCCCTCAGAAGGAGTTCCAGAG GAATCAACAACTTTAGAGCAACAATGGCAAGATGTTTTGGCCATCATGGAATCCCAG GACATGGATACAGCCGAAACAATAGGCGATTCTCCATACAGTAACAGTGATTCAGACGGAAATATTGGATCAATGGAAAACTTTATTCATCAGGCTGTTAGCCTTCACCAAGCCATGCTGCCAAGAACCACTGAAGCACAAAACAGCATCACCATGGAAGAAACATGTATTAACAACAACTCTATGCCCAACATAAATTTAGACACTCCTAATGCAGAAGCTTTTGAAGACTCTGATATCATAGACCTCCTTCTGACTACTGGGGCTAGCCCGCCAATCCCTATAGATCCTTTTTTTGAGGAAGCCATGCTTGATGAGATTGAACGAATGGATTTGGCTCTGCAAGAACTTAGCCAGGAACAGTCTGAAGAGCTAAACCCAGTGGATTCTGACTCTGGTTTATCACTGGACTACAGTCAAAGCCCTGCCTCTCCTAGTGGATCTGAATCTTCCAGTTCCTCCTCATCTTCTTCATGCTCTTCATCACTGTTCAGCCCAACCTCTAGTTTGATGGCCGAGGAAGGCGCTGAGGGCTACACCCATATCAAGGAAGAGGACGGAGCTGTGGGCGGGTACATGCCAGAACAAACCAAAATGTGTCAATCAAGCTTTTTGGAAGCCAGCCAGTTCCATCGCCTTCCTTGGCTCGAGCACATCGGACACGATCATACCTACAACCAACCTCAAACCCAGAGGAAACCTCCACAAGATCTTTCCGACGAGTTGCCAAAAAACAAAATGCTGGATCATCTTTCCAGCCGCAACGAGAAACGCACACGTTTGATGAATATCCCGTTCTCCAATGAACGCATCGTAAACTTACCCGTCGATGAATTCAATCGCTTGCTAGCCAAATACCATCTCAATGAGGCTCAGCTTACGCTCATCAGAGACATCCGCCGCAGGGGTAAAAACAAAATGGCTGCTCAGAACTGTCGTCGGAGGAAGCTAGATGTCCTGCTGGGATTGGAGTGCAGTGTGGATAGCCTGCGACGCCTCCGGGCTAAACTGCTCAGGGAAAAGTCTGAGATCTTGCGCTCCATCAGGGAGATGAAGCAGCATCTTAATAGCTTGTATCAAGGGGTTCACGAGAGACTAAGAGAGGAACAGGTACTGCTGTACTCTGACAACAACTTTACTCTGCAGCAAGACAGCAGCAGTCCTGTAACATCACAGCGCAGATCAGATTCACACTCCAGACGCAAACTTAACAAGAGACAAAAACACAAGAAGTGA
- the nfe2l1a gene encoding endoplasmic reticulum membrane sensor NFE2L1a isoform X1, whose translation MPDLKKYLTEGLIQVAILLSLAGKRVDVDPYLPPFSEIILGPNSALTRTQFHNLGNILDGYNLHPKSADLDGFFTARRLLNWVRSLDRLQVPAAELEAWLVHREPDNGVSIPAEVGLLEEGGGLADVEEPSELSMRLGSGGELGYDIDEDQTLRDLGHMPRSLDHPEDDEPIKEDEDGLSFFWEQEPQQNVYQDQLENARTQSLSLFNEEEEEDDEFMVDSWRNSNPFHNQIFGEDLQLSGVRDDASLSIDECLPRIDANFPSEGVPELTGPDVQNVGEHALLEFQRPLMSPLLHEQESTTLEQQWQDVLAIMESQDMDTAETIGDSPYSNSDSDGNIGSMENFIHQAVSLHQAMLPRTTEAQNSITMEETCINNNSMPNINLDTPNAEAFEDSDIIDLLLTTGASPPIPIDPFFEEAMLDEIERMDLALQELSQEQSEELNPVDSDSGLSLDYSQSPASPSGSESSSSSSSSSCSSSLFSPTSSLMAEEGAEGYTHIKEEDGAVGGYMPEQTKMCQSSFLEASQFHRLPWLEHIGHDHTYNQPQTQRKPPQDLSDELPKNKMLDHLSSRNEKRTRLMNIPFSNERIVNLPVDEFNRLLAKYHLNEAQLTLIRDIRRRGKNKMAAQNCRRRKLDVLLGLECSVDSLRRLRAKLLREKSEILRSIREMKQHLNSLYQGVHERLREEQVLLYSDNNFTLQQDSSSPVTSQRRSDSHSRRKLNKRQKHKK comes from the exons ATGCCGGACCTGAAGAAGTACCTCACAGAGGGCCTGATCCAAGTAGCtattcttctcagtctggctggGAAGCGTGTGGACGTGGATCCCTACCTGCCCCCTTTTAGCGAAATCATTCTGGGCCCAAATTCAGCTCTAACTCGGACTCAATTCCACAATCTTGGAAACATCCTGGATGGATATAACCTGCACCCAAAAAGTGCAGATCTGGATGGGTTCTTCACAGCTCGCAGGCTTCTGAATTGGGTTCGCTCCCTAGACCGCCTGCAGGTGCCGGCGGCGGAGCTGGAAGCCTGGTTGGTCCACAGGGAGCCGGACAATGGGGTCTCCATTCCAGCTGAAGTGGGTCTCCTTGAGGAAGGTGGAGGACTTGCAGATGTGGAGGAACCCTCAGAGCTGAGCATGAGGTTGGGAAGTGGAGGGGAGCTGGGATATGACATAGATGAGGATCAAACCCTTAGAGATTTGGGGCACATGCCTAGAAGCCTTGACCATCCAGAAGACGATGAACCCATTAAAGAG GACGAAGATGGTTTGTCTTTCTTCTGGGAGCAGGAACCTCAGCAAAATGTCTACCAGGATCAGCTGGAAAATGCTAGAACTCAATCTCTCAGCTTGTTTaatgaggaagaagaggaagatgatgaatTTATGGTGGATAGCTGGAGAAATTCAAATCCATTTCACAACCAGATTTTTGGAGAAGATCTACAG TTGTCAGGTGTAAGGGACGATGCTTCTCTTTCCATTGATGAGTGCTTACCTCGCATCGATGCCAACTTCCCCTCAGAAGGAGTTCCAGAG TTGACGGGTCCTGATGTACAGAATGTAGGAGAACATGCACTTTTGGAGTTTCAGAGGCCACTAATGTCTCCCTTGTTGCATGAACAGGAATCAACAACTTTAGAGCAACAATGGCAAGATGTTTTGGCCATCATGGAATCCCAG GACATGGATACAGCCGAAACAATAGGCGATTCTCCATACAGTAACAGTGATTCAGACGGAAATATTGGATCAATGGAAAACTTTATTCATCAGGCTGTTAGCCTTCACCAAGCCATGCTGCCAAGAACCACTGAAGCACAAAACAGCATCACCATGGAAGAAACATGTATTAACAACAACTCTATGCCCAACATAAATTTAGACACTCCTAATGCAGAAGCTTTTGAAGACTCTGATATCATAGACCTCCTTCTGACTACTGGGGCTAGCCCGCCAATCCCTATAGATCCTTTTTTTGAGGAAGCCATGCTTGATGAGATTGAACGAATGGATTTGGCTCTGCAAGAACTTAGCCAGGAACAGTCTGAAGAGCTAAACCCAGTGGATTCTGACTCTGGTTTATCACTGGACTACAGTCAAAGCCCTGCCTCTCCTAGTGGATCTGAATCTTCCAGTTCCTCCTCATCTTCTTCATGCTCTTCATCACTGTTCAGCCCAACCTCTAGTTTGATGGCCGAGGAAGGCGCTGAGGGCTACACCCATATCAAGGAAGAGGACGGAGCTGTGGGCGGGTACATGCCAGAACAAACCAAAATGTGTCAATCAAGCTTTTTGGAAGCCAGCCAGTTCCATCGCCTTCCTTGGCTCGAGCACATCGGACACGATCATACCTACAACCAACCTCAAACCCAGAGGAAACCTCCACAAGATCTTTCCGACGAGTTGCCAAAAAACAAAATGCTGGATCATCTTTCCAGCCGCAACGAGAAACGCACACGTTTGATGAATATCCCGTTCTCCAATGAACGCATCGTAAACTTACCCGTCGATGAATTCAATCGCTTGCTAGCCAAATACCATCTCAATGAGGCTCAGCTTACGCTCATCAGAGACATCCGCCGCAGGGGTAAAAACAAAATGGCTGCTCAGAACTGTCGTCGGAGGAAGCTAGATGTCCTGCTGGGATTGGAGTGCAGTGTGGATAGCCTGCGACGCCTCCGGGCTAAACTGCTCAGGGAAAAGTCTGAGATCTTGCGCTCCATCAGGGAGATGAAGCAGCATCTTAATAGCTTGTATCAAGGGGTTCACGAGAGACTAAGAGAGGAACAGGTACTGCTGTACTCTGACAACAACTTTACTCTGCAGCAAGACAGCAGCAGTCCTGTAACATCACAGCGCAGATCAGATTCACACTCCAGACGCAAACTTAACAAGAGACAAAAACACAAGAAGTGA